One genomic window of Pecten maximus chromosome 3, xPecMax1.1, whole genome shotgun sequence includes the following:
- the LOC117322731 gene encoding clumping factor B-like: MPSHVCENIENELNVFDGLHSLSVSRTVKTYEMGEMMNTDVETDEMMNTDVETDKMMNTGVETDEMMNTDVETDEIMNTDVETDEMMNTDVETDEIMNTDVETDEMMNTDVETDEMMNTDVETDEMMNTDVETDEMMNTDVETDEMMNTDVETDEMMNTDVEMGDFFVGVTAVLQEKTDIETPRQRTGRCGLRRQYLMEI; the protein is encoded by the coding sequence ATGCCGTCACATGTATGTGAGAACATTGAGAATGAACTAAATGTGTTTGATGGGTTGCATTCTCTATCTGTTTCTCGGACTGTAAAAACGTACGAAATGGGTGAAATGATGAATACGGATGTTGAGACGGATGAAATGATGAATACAGATGTTGAGACAGATAAAATGATGAATACAGGTGTTGAGACGGATGAAATGATGAATACAGATGTTGAGACGgatgaaattatgaatacaGATGTTGAGACGGATGAAATGATGAATACAGATGTTGAGACGgatgaaattatgaatacaGATGTTGAGACGGATGAAATGATGAATACAGATGTTGAGACAGATGAAATGATGAATACAGATGTTGAGACAGATGAAATGATGAATACAGATGTTGAGACAGATGAAATGATGAATACAGATGTTGAGACGGATGAAATGATGAATACAGATGTTGAGACAGATGAAATGATGAATACAGATGTTGAGATGGGTGATTTTTTTGTTGGAGTTACCGCCGTATTACAAGAGAAAACGGATATTGAGACGCCAAGACAGAGGACGGGAAGATGCGGTTTGCGCCGCCAGTATTTGATGGAGATTTAA